The Methanobacterium formicicum genome includes a region encoding these proteins:
- a CDS encoding ABC transporter ATP-binding protein — protein MKGLVKGEGLWKTYKLDSTEVHALRGLDISVDAGEFVSIMGPSGSGKSTLLNLIGGLDTPTQGDLYIGGKNIAAMKDKELTRMRAENIGYIFQTFNLLPALSVRDNVEFPMRNLTGSKKMDKSSRIKRAEECVEIVGLGPRMNYLPAKLSGGERQRVAIARALVNHPKFILADEPTGNLDSEATSNIIDLLHQVNEEGTTVIMVTHDVETTRDTRVLRIRDGLIES, from the coding sequence ATGAAAGGTTTAGTTAAAGGAGAAGGACTCTGGAAAACCTATAAACTGGATAGTACCGAGGTCCACGCCCTACGGGGGCTGGATATAAGTGTAGATGCGGGAGAATTTGTATCCATTATGGGTCCTTCTGGGTCCGGTAAATCAACCCTCCTCAACCTCATTGGGGGCTTAGATACCCCTACCCAGGGGGATCTTTACATTGGAGGGAAGAATATCGCGGCAATGAAGGATAAGGAACTCACCCGGATGAGGGCGGAGAATATTGGATACATCTTCCAGACTTTCAACCTCCTGCCGGCGTTGAGTGTACGGGATAATGTGGAATTTCCCATGAGGAACCTCACCGGTAGTAAGAAGATGGATAAATCCTCCCGGATAAAAAGGGCAGAGGAATGTGTGGAAATAGTTGGTCTGGGGCCCCGGATGAATTACCTTCCCGCCAAGCTTTCTGGTGGGGAGAGGCAGAGGGTGGCCATTGCCCGGGCCCTGGTGAACCATCCCAAGTTCATCCTGGCCGACGAACCAACTGGTAACCTGGACAGTGAAGCCACCAGCAACATAATCGACCTCCTGCATCAGGTTAATGAGGAGGGAACCACGGTGATCATGGTTACCCACGATGTGGAAACCACCCGGGACACCCGTGTACTGAGAATCAGGGATGGATTGATTGAAAGTTAA